From the Anopheles coustani chromosome X, idAnoCousDA_361_x.2, whole genome shotgun sequence genome, one window contains:
- the LOC131269669 gene encoding protein sidekick has product MVDGVTASYRRVGQRAAIDRTRRFHARLPMASDELPNVDRMPGGDDPIVQRLWGEQPEGSILLASVVREFYQRPWARSTGVLEPERCPRDDAKVHAILATDRSDTPVAERRPPGTSNGRRCRPTVACSLLITLTQLLIVLACLLPSTSRAQAAFGGPSDTQLQAPRFTTQPSSSGSIVNEGRTKILQCHALGYPQPNYRWLKDGVPVGNFSNSQYLKIQNVTREDAGKYQCQAENKAGTIFSDKTDVVVAYMGVFTDLSEKVVSVTSGYAAILNLSYIDSVPAPSVSWQSEEGPLSYDIKYAQTANNQLIILSADESDIRAYRARAINTQIGREEVTGYVRLNVTGSQHTEIAPEIIVHPRSMKVVRGAHMVALECIANARPLHELETIWLKDGIPIENTGITFAQTDPWNRTVALLHVNLTHTGEYTCQVQMRTGGHPIVFSMARVTVQEPPTFVTPLRTETLGEYGSRVVLACDVIGEPLPRITWFRNAAPIEQAAGKYAVQDDNSLEIYKLGMDDTAMFQCLASNEAGEKSAYTWLKVKTSTPIMEVPPGNQTVLDGKDATINCRAIAAPIPNITWIYNETLPIESSTRVQILDTGDLLLSNVRETDSGLYTCIRENEAGRIVASGFLTVLVRTQIIRPPDDMTVLLGHSASLECGVSSDPSVPYNIDWYREPNRLPIKNSQRIGVKGDGTLEITEVRPSDVGQYSCIVTSPGGNETRSARLSVIELPFAPSNVQAVRLSAPQHRAINVSWTPGFDGNSKLIKFIVQRREVPELGPLPDPLLNWITEAANVSAELRWILLTNLKAATAYQFRISAVNRVGEGSPSEPSNVVKLPQEAPSGPPVGFVGSARSSTEIIIQWQPPVEEHRNGQILGYIIRYRLFGYSASPWNYRNITNEAQRNYLIQELITWKDYVIQIAAYNNMGVGAYTDGAKIKTKEGIPEAPPTDVRVVALNSTAVRVWWTPPNPQQINGINQGYKLQAWRYERPPPPGGGGGGGGGEEQTASGHSTEGEEPVETEMKVLTVPPNLLDPLAEQSEVMVGLEKYTAYNVTVLCFTDPGDGERSTPVPVRTLEDVPDEVSALQFSGISDREVNVTWEVPRRTNGILVGYQVRYYRKEHPEAARTVNLTAESRSLRVTHLTATTHYTFEVSGWTAVGVGPPKIATIQSGIEPVLPHPPYQLALSNIEAFSVVIQFTPGFDGNSSIARWIVEAQTARNLTWFVVHELHDPDASTVTVLGLTPFTSYRLRIIACNVVGRSEPSEPTKDFQTIQAPPKHPPFNVTVRAMSATELRVRWIPLQQTEWYGNPRGYNITYRNIQEGGPEEAEVVTTELATSAYGVRSVLIEDPTSNSHVLDGLEEWSVYEIVMTAVNEVGVSADSSPHAFERTREAVPSGGPAVVEANATSSTTIVVRWHEVPKVHRNGQIEGYRVYYGSAVGRTRPVLHKTIANNYTFTATLTELKKFVQYDVQVLAYTRLGDGTLSTPPVRVQTFEDTPGAPSNVSFPDVSFSMARIIWDVPDEPNGEILAYRVTYLLNGSQSLNFTQEFPPSDRTFRATQLLAERYYLFSVTAQTRLGWGKTAAALVYTTNNRQLPQPPSAPQISRSQVQSEQITFSWTPGRDGFAPLRYYTVQLRENEGAWTSIPERVDPSVTSYTASGLRPHTHYIFRIRATNDLGPSSYSKESGQIRTLPAAPSEGITGLKVVPITTTSVRVQWSALRAAAWNGDAATGGYRILYQPLSDFPSTLQSTPKLDVPGVAQESAVLADLTQDRNYEIILQPYNSQGSGPPSPPVAVYVGEAVPIGEPLDIDGVAVSPTEVRLRWSPPRQNTQNGELLGYKIFYLVTDSPEGTPSPVATIPAADPEVHLAEAEVQRARHGTAGKPQAATTTEEEIEVVPASYNTHNLVFLDKYTEYRIQILAFNPAGDGPRSAPITVKTLAGLPGPPTHLLFGDITMNSLTVSWEAPRKRNGLILGYIVAYETTEDNEKFSKQVKQKVTGTSLVVQNLEEEVTYTFTVRAQTIDYGPAISGNVTTGPQDGSPGSPRELTIAKSQASVHLHWINGQSGKGPIQGYYIETKKRDDLRWETVARTNNGPLQEFTVSFQNLLPSTAYKFRVISYNRYGISCPVYSDDAVLTPSKLYLEYGYLQLKPFYRQTWFMVALAATSIVIVIMVVAVLCVKSKSYKYKQEVQKTLEESIAMSIDERQELALELYRSRHGISANGGGGGGGLIGPGGGLGGGGGTGTMIHSTLGRRTGTILGRKGGGSGPGSSAAAAAASLGKSPPRPSPASVAYHSDEESLKCYDENPDDSSVTEKPSEVSSSDSQASESENESVRSDPHSFVNHYVNNDLLRQSWKRQKPVRNYSSYTDSDPEGSAVMSLNGGQIIMNNMARSRAPLPGFSSFV; this is encoded by the exons ACACTCAGCTGCAGGCGCCCCGGTTCACAACGCAACCATCGTCGTCCGGCTCGATAGTCAACGAAGGCCGCACGAAGATCCTCCAATGTCACGCACTCG GCTATCCCCAACCGAACTATCGCTGGCTGAAGGATGGCGTCCCGGTGGGGAACTTTAGCAACAGCCAGTACTTAAAAATTCAGAACGTGACACGGGAGGATGCCGGGAAGTATCAGTGCCAGGCGGAGAACAAGGCCGGCACGATCTTCAGCGACAAGACGGACGTGGTTGTTGCCT ACATGGGCGTGTTTACGGATCTGTCAGAAAAGGTTGTCTCGGTAACGTCGGGCTACGCGGCGATCCTCAACCTTTCCTACATCGACTCGGTTCCGGCCCCGTCCGTGTCGTGGCAGAGCGAGGAGGGTCCGCTCAGCTACGACATCAAGTACGCACAGACCGCGAACAATCAGCTGATTATCCTCAGCGCGGACGAGAGCGACATTCGGGCGTACCGGGCGCGTGCGATCAACACCCAGATCGGACGCGAGGAGGTGACCGGGTACGTGCGACTGAACGTGACCGGCAGCCAGCACACGGAGATCGCGCCGGAGATCATCGTGCATCCGCGCAGCATGAAGGTGGTGCGCGGGGCGCACATGGTCGCGCTGGAGTGCATTGCGAACGCGCGGCCCCTACACGAGCTCGAGACGATTTGGCTGAAGGACGGCATCCCGATCGAGAACACCGGCATCACGTTCGCGCAAACTGACCCGTGGAACCGGACGGTGGCGCTGCTGCACGTCAACCTCACGCACACGGGCGAGTACACCTGCCAGGTGCAGATGCGCACTGGCGGCCACCCGATCGTGTTCTCGATGGCGCGCGTCACCGTGCAGGAGCCGCCGACGTTCGTGACGCCGCTGCGCACCGAAACCCTCGGCGAGTACGGATCGCGCGTGGTGCTAGCCTGCGACGTCATCGGAGAGCCGCTGCCGCGCATCACCTGGTTCCGGAACGCGGCCCCCATCGAGCAGGCGGCCGGCAAGTACGCCGTGCAGGACGACAACTCACTCGAGATCTACAAGCTCGGCATGGACGATACGGCCATGTTTCAGTGCCTGGCGTCGAACGAGGCAGGCGAGAAGTCTGCCTATACCTGGCTAAAGGTGAAAA cTTCCACCCCAATAATGGAGGTTCCGCCCGGCAATCAAACCGTGCTCGATGGAAAGGACGCCACGATCAACTGTCGGGCGATTGCTGCACCAATTCCAAACATCACTTGGATCTACAATG AAACGCTCCCGATCGAATCGTCCACCCGGGTGCAAATTCTTGACACGGGCGATTTGCTTTTATCGAACGTGCGCGAAACCGACAGCGGTCTGTACACGTGCATTCGCGAGAACGAGGCCGGTCGTATCGTCGCGTCCGGTTTTCTAACCGTCCTGG TTCGTACACAAATCATCCGTCCTCCGGATGATATGACGGTGTTGCTTGGGCACTCAGCTTCGCTGGAGTGTGGTGTTTCTAGTGATCCGTCCGTGCCGTACAATATCGATTGGTACCGGGAGCCAAA TCGGTTGCCGATCAAGAATAGCCAACGAATCGGAGTGAAGGGTGATGGCACGCTGGAGATCACCGAGGTGCGCCCGTCGGATGTAGGCCAGTATTCGTGCATCGTGACGTCGCCGGGCGGCAACGAAACGCGTTCGGCCCGGCTCAGTGTCATCGAGCTGCCGTTCGCACCCTCGAACGTGCAGGCCGTGCGACTCAGCGCCCCGCAGCACCGTGCCATCAACGTGTCCTGGACGCCCGGGTTCGACGGCAATAGCAAACTCATCAAGTTCATCGTGCAGCGGCGCGAGGTGCCGGAACTTGGCCCACTGCCCGACCCGTTGCTCAACTGGATCACCGAGGCGGCCAACGTGTCGGCCGAGCTGCGCTGGATACTGCTAACCAACCTGAAGGCGGCCACTGCCTACCAGTTTCGCATCAGCGCCGTTAATCGCGTCGGCGAGGGCTCGCCCTCCGAACCGAGCAACGTCGTGAAGCTGCCACAGGAAG CGCCGTCGGGGCCACCGGTCGGGTTTGTCGGATCGGCCCGTTCGTCGACGGAGATCATTATCCAGTGGCAGCCGCCGGTCGAGGAGCACCGGAACGGTCAGATCCTGGGCTACATCATCCGCTATCGGTTGTTCGGGTACAGTGCGAGCCCGTGGAACTACCGCAACATCACGAACGAGGCGCAGCGGAACTACCTCATCCAGGAGCTGATCACCTGGAAGGACTACGTGATACAGATCGCGGCGTACAACAACATGGGCGTGGGCGCATACACGGATGGGGCGAAGATCAAGACGAAGGAGGGTATCCCGGAGGCGCCCCCGACGGACGTGCGAGTCGTTGCGCTCAACTCGACCGCCGTGCGCGTCTGGTGGACACCACCCAACCCGCAGCAGATCAACGGCATCAACCAGGGCTACAAGCTGCAGGCATGGCGCTACGAAAGGCCACCGCctcctggtggtggtggtggtggtggtggtggggaggAGCAGACCGCCTCGGGCCACTCCACCGAGGGTGAGGAGCCGGTCGAAACGGAGATGAAGGTGCTGACGGTGCCGCCGAACCTGCTGGATCCGCTGGCCGAGCAGAGCGAGGTGATGGTGGGCTTGGAGAAGTACACCGCGTACAATGTGACCGTGCTGTGCTTCACCGATCCGGGCGATGGCGAGCGCAGCACCCCGGTGCCGGTGCGCACCCTCGAGGACGTCCCGGATGAGGTGAGCGCGCTGCAGTTCAGTGGCATCTCGGACCGGGAGGTGAACGTGACGTGGGAGGTGCCGCGACGCACGAACGGCATCCTCGTCGGCTACCAGGTGCGCTACTACCGGAAGGAGCATCCGGAGGCGGCGCGCACGGTCAACCTGACGGCGGAGTCGCGCAGCCTGCGGGTGACACACCTGACCGCCACCACGCACTACACGTTCGAGGTGAGCGGGTGGACGGCGGTGGGCGTCGGTCCGCCCAAGATCGCCACCATCCAGTCCGGCATTGAGCCGGTGCTGCCACACCCGCCCTACCAGCTGGCACTCTCCAACATCGAGGCGTTCTCGGTGGTGATTCAGTTTACGCCCGGCTTCGATGGCAACTCGTCGATCGCGCGCTGGATCGTGGAGGCGCAGACGGCCCGCAACCTCACCTGGTTCGTCGTGCACGAGCTGCACGACCCGGACGCGTCCACCGTGACCGTGCTCGGGCTGACCCCGTTCACCAGCTACCGGCTGCGGATTATCGCGTGCAACGTCGTCGGGCGCtcggagccgtcggagccgACGAAGGACTTCCAGACGATACAGGCACCGCCCAAGCACCCACCGTTCAACGTGACGGTTCGGGCGATGAGCGCGACCGAGCTGCGCGTCCGCTGGATCCCGCTGCAGCAGACCGAGTGGTACGGCAATCCGCGCGGCTACAACATCACCTACCGGAACATACAGGAGGGCGGCCCAGAGGAGGCAGAGGTGGTGACGACCGAACTTGCCACCTCGGCGTACGGTGTGCGAAGCGTGCTGATCGAGGATCCGACCTCCAACTCGCACGTGCTCGACGGGCTGGAGGAGTGGTCGGTGTACGAGATCGTCATGACGGCCGTGAACGAGGTGGGCGTGTCGGCGGACAGTAGCCCGCATGCGTTCGAGCGTACCCGCGAGGCGGTGCCGTCGGGTGGGCCGGCGGTGGTCGAAGCGAATgccacctcctccaccacgATCGTGGTGCGCTGGCACGAGGTGCCGAAGGTGCACCGCAACGGCCAGATTGAGGGCTATCGGGTGTACTACGGGTCGGCGGTGGGCCGCACCCGGCCCGTGCTGCACAAGACGATCGCCAACAACTACACCTTCACGGCCACGCTGACCGAGCTGAAGAAGTTCGTCCAGTACGACGTGCAGGTGCTGGCGTACACGCGGCTCGGCGACGGCACGCTCAGCACGCCGCCGGTGCGCGTGCAGACGTTCGAGGACACGCCCGGCGCCCCCTCGAACGTCTCCTTCCCGGACGTGTCGTTCAGCATGGCCCGCATCATTTGGGACGTGCCGGACGAACCGAACGGCGAGATACTGGCGTACCGCGTCACCTACCTGCTGAACGGCTCGCAAAGCCTGAACTTTACGCAAGAGTTCCCACCTTCCGACCGGACGTTCCGTGCGACGCAGCTGCTCGCCGAGCGCTACTACCTGTTCAGCGTGACGGCGCAGACCCGCCTCGGCTGGGGCAAGACGGCGGCCGCGCTCGTCTACACCACCAACAACCGCCAGCTGCCGCAGCCACCGTCCGCGCCGCAGATCTCGCGCTCTCAGGTGCAGTCGGAGCAGATCACGTTCAGCTGGACGCCCGGGCGCGACGGCTTTGCCCCGTTGCGCTACTACACCGTGCAGCTGCGCGAGAACGAGGGCGCGTGGACGTCGATCCCGGAGCGCGTCGACCCGTCCGTGACGTCCTACACGGCGAGCGGGTTGCGGCCGCACACGCACTACATCTTCCGCATACGCGCCACCAACGACCTCGGCCCCTCCAGCTACAGCAAGGAGAGCGGCCAGATCCGCACGCTGCCGGCCGCACCCTCGGAGGGCATCACCGGCCTCAAGGTGGTGCCCATCACGACGACGAGCGTGCGCGTGCAGTGGAGCGCATTGAGGGCGGCCGCCTGGAACGGAGACGCGGCGACCGGCGGCTACCGGATCCTCTACCAGCCGCTGTCCGACTTTCCCTCCACGCTGCAGAGCACGCCCAAGCTGGACGTGCCGGGTGTCGCGCAGGAGTCGGCCGTGCTTGCCGACCTCACGCAGGACCGCAACTACGAAATCATCCTCCAGCCGTACAACTCGCAGGGGTCGGGGCCACCCTCGCCACCCGTCGCCGTGTACGTTGGCGAGGCTGTGCCGATAGGCGAACCGCTCGACATCGACGGCGTGGCTGTGTCGCCGACCGAGGTGCGTCTCCGCTGGAGCCCTCCACGCCAGAACACCCAGAACGGCGAGCTGCTCGGCTACAAGATCTTCTACCTCGTCACCGACTCGCCGGAAGGGACGCCATCTCCCGTGGCAACGATTCCTGCCGCCGACCCGGAGGTGCATCTCGCCGAGGCGGAAGTTCAGCGGGCCCGCCACGGTACCGCCGGCAAGCCGCAggcggccaccaccaccgaggaGGAAATCGAGGTCGTGCCGGCGTCCTACAACACGCACAATCTCGTCTTCCTCGACAAGTACACCGAGTACCGCATCCAGATACTGGCCTTCAATCCCGCCGGCGACGGGCCCCGCTCCGCACCGATCACGGTGAAGACGCTTGCCGGGTTGCCCGGTCCGCCGACGCATCTACTCTTCGGCGACATCACCATGAACAGCCTCACCGTTAGCTGGGAGGCGCCTCGCAAGCGCAACGGGCTCATCCTCGGTTACATCGTCGCCTACGAAACGACGGAGGATAACGAAA AATTCAGCAAGCAGGTGAAGCAAAAGGTGACCGGCACCAGCCTGGTGGTGCAGAACCTAGAGGAGGAGGTAACCTACACGTTCACGGTGCGCGCACAAACCATCGACTACGGGCCGGCGATCAGTGGCAACGTGACGACGGGACCGCAGGACGGCTCGCCCGGGTCGCCGCGTGAGCTCACGATTGCCAAGTCGCAGGCGAGCGTGCACCTGCACTGGATCAACGGCCAGTCCGGCAAAGGCCCCATCCAGGGCTACTACATCGAGACGAAGAAGCGCG ATGATCTGCGGTGGGAGACGGTGGCGCGCACGAACAACGGGCCGCTGCAGGAGTTCACCGTCAGCTTCCAGAACCTGCTGCCCTCGACGGCATACAAGTTCCGCGTGATCTCGTACAACCGCTACGGCATCAGCTGCCCGGTGTACTCCGACGACGCGGTACTGACGCCGTCGAAGCTGTATCTCGAGTATGGCTACCTGCAGCTGAAGCCGTTCTACCGGCAGACCTGGTTCATGGTAGCCCTGGCGGCCACCTCCATCGTGATCGTGATCATGGTCGTGGCGGTACTGTGCGTCAAGAGCAAGAGCTACAAGTACAAGC AGGAGGTCCAGAAAACGCTCGAGGAATCGATAGCGATGTCGATCGACGAGCGACAGGAGCTGGCGCTGGAGCTGTATCGCTCTCGCCACGGCATATCGGCGAAcgggggcggtggtggtgggggccTGATTGGGCCGGGTGGTGGGCTGGGTGGAGGCGGTGGCACCGGCACCATGATCCATAGCACGCTCGGACGCCGAACCGGCACGATTCTCGGCCGCAAGGGTGGAGGCAGTGGGCCGGGCTCAAGTGCGGCAGCAGCCGCCGCCTCGCTGGGCAAATCCCCGCCTCGACCATCACCCGCCTCCGTGGCCTACCATAGCGACGAGGAGAGCCTGAAGTGTTACGACGAAAATCCGGACGACAGCAGCGTCACTGAGAAGCCGTCCGAGGTTAGCTCCAGCGATTCACAG GCGTCGGAAAGTGAAAACGAGAGCGTCCGCTCTGATCCTCACTCGTTCGTGAACCACTACGTCAACAACGACCTGCTGCGCCAGTCGTGGAAGCGCCAGAAGCCGGTCCGCAACTACTCCAGCTACACCGACTCCGACCCAGAAGGTTCAGCCGTCATGAGCCTGAACGGGGGTCAGATCATCATGAACAACATGGCGCGTTCCCGGGCTCCGCTGCCCGGGTTCAGTTCCTTCGTGTGA